A window of Gudongella oleilytica genomic DNA:
GGCAGCTCTGGGGTGACCATGTCCCTCATTCAACATACCATCGCTGGCGATTATGACTCTTGGATGCTTCATAGCGAGATCAACTTCTTCTTTTTTCATAACGTGTGCGACGATAAGGTGCTCCGGATGTTTATTCCTTATTTCCAAAAAGCTTTTTTCATCAAGTATCTTGCCACGATATATCCCTTGAGTTGCCCGCAAAGCATCATAACCACAATTATATCTCTCCAAAAACCCCTCATCAAAGGTAGTCGAGCCAGCAAGAGTAGCAAAAGCGCTATAAGGATAGCAGTCTGAGCCAACGTCCAATCCAGAAGCAAAGAGCCCGTCTATAAGTGTAAGGGCTTCCTCCATCTGTCCATAGGCAGCCATGCTCCCGATATGGGATATCTGAAGCTTTGCTCCCATTTTCCCCGATATGGAAGTAATCTCCAAAATTGATGGTATTACCTCTTTCGCATCATCTCTTACATGAGCTGCCAAAAGTTTATTCTTATGAGAAACAACTGATGCAAGCATTTCAAGTTCAATATTATCTAATCCTGGTATATATCTTACTCCAAAGGAAAGACCAAGAGTTCCTCCATCAAGCTCCTTCCTGAGCTTATCAGACATTTTCTCAATAACAGCCTTACTCACATCCCTATATCTGTCAAATTCCCCAAAAGCTGCCCTTAGATTACTATGTGATGATAACAGCCCTATATTTACCGGGTAACCTTCTAAGTCAGCCAAAGAGAGATACTCCACCGGATCCGACGGACCTAAGCCACAATTACCGCCTATAGCGGTCGTAACACCCATTCTCATCATGCTCA
This region includes:
- a CDS encoding amidohydrolase family protein — its product is MLLVLDLVLINGLVIDPANRVMSKLNVGVNEGKIAAVTSNVLEGKSVIDCSGYIVTPGFIDMHMHEDPIDNSGNGFKHCISLSMMRMGVTTAIGGNCGLGPSDPVEYLSLADLEGYPVNIGLLSSHSNLRAAFGEFDRYRDVSKAVIEKMSDKLRKELDGGTLGLSFGVRYIPGLDNIELEMLASVVSHKNKLLAAHVRDDAKEVIPSILEITSISGKMGAKLQISHIGSMAAYGQMEEALTLIDGLFASGLDVGSDCYPYSAFATLAGSTTFDEGFLERYNCGYDALRATQGIYRGKILDEKSFLEIRNKHPEHLIVAHVMKKEEVDLAMKHPRVIIASDGMLNEGHGHPRAAGTFPRVLGRYVREQGVLSLYNAIQKMTELPATRLGIDKGKLSVGSEADITVFDPNSVVDTADFEDPLKPPVGIRYIIINGEIALNNGEILRYDLGRAVRT